One region of Oryza sativa Japonica Group chromosome 5, ASM3414082v1 genomic DNA includes:
- the LOC4339314 gene encoding O-methyltransferase ZRP4, whose amino-acid sequence MELTESKCDGGQEVSLLDAQLELYWNTFAVIKSMALKSALDLRIADAVHLHGGAATLAEIASEVALHPSKIPCLRRLMRALTVSGVFAAAVKPGDGGGGEPVYELTPSSRLLVGSSNLSGIMSMILHPTLVVPFLGVGEWLRRDREPPEEDPYCIFKQAHGRSLWELAGRDAAFDALINDGMVSDSRVIMDYVVREHGEVFRGIASLVDLAGGLGAAAQVISKAFPEVRCSVMDLGHVVAKAPAGTDVEYIAGDMFESVPPADAVFLKWVLHDWGDDDCIKILKNCKKAIPPRDKGGKVIIMDIVVGAGPSDQKHREVQALFDMYIMFVNGIERDEQEWKKVFMGAGFSGYKIMPVLGFRSMIEVYP is encoded by the exons ATGGAGCTCACTGAGAGTAAGTGCGATGGCGGGCAAGAAGTTAGCTTGCTGGACGCTCAGCTCGAGCTCTACTGGAACACCTTCGCCGTCATCAAGTCCATGGCTCTCAAGTCGGCGCTAGACCTCCGCATCGCCGACGCAGtccacctccacggcggcgccgccaccttgGCCGAGATAGCCAGCGAGGTGGCCCTCCACCCGTCCAAGATcccctgcctccgccgcctcatGCGCGCGCTCACCGTCTCCggcgtcttcgccgccgccgtcaagcccggagacggtggtggtggtgagcccGTGTACGAGCTCACGCCGTCGTCGCGGCTCCTCGTCGGCTCCTCGAACCTGTCCGGCATCATGTCCATGATCCTCCACCCGACGctcgtcgtccccttcctcggCGTCGGCGAGTGGCTCCGCCGCGACCGCGAGCCGCCGGAGGAGGACCCGTACTGCATCTTCAAGCAGGCGCACGGCCGGAGCCTGTGGGAGCTGGCCGGCCGCGACGCGGCGTTCGACGCGCTCATCAACGACGGGATGGTCTCGGACAGCCGCGTCATCATGGACTACGTCGTGAGGGAGCACGGCGAGGTGTTCCGGGGGATCGCCTCCCtggtcgacctcgccggcgggctcggcgcggcggcgcaggtcATCTCGAAGGCGTTCCCGGAGGTGAGGTGCAGCGTGATGGACCTCGGGCACGTCGTCGCCAAGGCTCCCGCCGGCACCGACGTCGAGTACATCGCCGGCGACATGTTTGAGAGTGTGCCACCGGCAGACGCTGTCTTCCtcaag TGGGTTCTACATGACTGGGGCGATGACGATTGCATCAAGATATTAAAGAACTGCAAGAAAGCTATCCCTCCTAGAGACAAAGGAGGAAAGGTGATAATCATGGATATAGTGGTCGGAGCAGGACCGTCTGACCAGAAGCACAGGGAGGTACAAGCGTTGTTCGATATGTACATCATGTTCGTCAATGGCATTGAAAGAGATGAGCAAGAGTGGAAGAAGGTTTTTATGGGGGCTGGATTTAGTGGGTACAAGATTATGCCAGTCCTGGGTTTTAGGTCAATGATCGAGGTGTACCCTTGA
- the LOC4339315 gene encoding O-methyltransferase ZRP4: MGSLELSKNKCNGGQEVSLLDAQLELYSNTFAVIKSMALKSALDLGIADAVHRHGGAATLAEIASEVALHPSKIPCLRRLMRALTVSGVFAAAVKPGDGGGGEPVYELTPSSRLLVGSSNLSGIMSMILHPTLVVPFLGVGEWLRRDREPPEEDPYCIFKQAHGRSLWELAGRDAAFDALINDGMVSDSRVIMDYVVREHGEVFRGIASLVDLAGGLGAAAQVISKAFPEVRCSVMDLGHVVAKAPAGTDVEYIAGDMFESVPPADAVFLKWVLHDWGDNDCIKILKNCKKSITPRDKGGKVIIMDIVVGAGPSDQKHREVQALFDMYIMLVNGIERDEQEWKKVFVEAGFSGYKIMPILGFRSMIEVYP, encoded by the exons ATGGGGAGCTTGGAGCTCAGTAAGAACAAGTGCAATGGCGGGCAGGAAGTTAGCTTGCTGGATGCTCAGCTCGAGCTCTACTCGAACACCTTCGCCGTCATCAAGTCCATGGCACTCAAGTCGGCGCTAGACCTCGgcatcgccgacgccgtccaccgccatggcggcgccgccaccttgGCCGAGATAGCCAGCGAGGTGGCCCTCCACCCGTCCAAGATcccctgcctccgccgcctcatGCGCGCGCTCACCGTCTCCggcgtcttcgccgccgccgtcaagcccggagacggtggtggtggtgagcccGTGTACGAGCTCACGCCGTCGTCGCGGCTCCTCGTCGGCTCCTCGAACCTGTCCGGCATCATGTCCATGATCCTCCACCCGACGctcgtcgtccccttcctcggCGTCGGCGAGTGGCTCCGCCGCGACCGCGAGCCGCCGGAGGAGGACCCGTACTGCATCTTCAAGCAGGCGCACGGCCGGAGCCTGTGGGAGCTGGCCGGCCGCGACGCGGCGTTCGACGCGCTCATCAACGACGGGATGGTCTCGGACAGCCGCGTCATCATGGACTACGTCGTGAGGGAGCACGGCGAGGTGTTCCGGGGGATCGCCTCCCtggtcgacctcgccggcgggctcggcgcggcggcgcaggtcATCTCGAAGGCGTTCCCGGAGGTGAGGTGCAGCGTGATGGACCTCGGGCACGTCGTCGCCAAGGCTCCCGCCGGCACCGACGTCGAGTACATCGCCGGCGACATGTTTGAGAGTGTGCCACCGGCAGACGCTGTCTTCCTCAag TGGGTTCTACATGATTGGGGCGATAACGATTGCATCAAGATATTGAAGAACTGCAAAAAATCCATCACTCCTAGAGACAAAGGAGGGAAGGTCATAATCATGGACATAGTGGTCGGAGCAGGGCCGTCTGACCAGAAGCACAGGGAGGTACAAGCGTTGTTCGATATGTACATCATGTTGGTCAATGGCATCGAAAGAGATGAGCAAGAGTGGAAGAAGGTTTTTGTGGAGGCTGGATTCAGTGGGTACAAGATTATGCCGATCCTAGGTTTCAGGTCAATGATCGAGGTCTACCCTTGA